The proteins below are encoded in one region of Lactuca sativa cultivar Salinas chromosome 3, Lsat_Salinas_v11, whole genome shotgun sequence:
- the LOC111895836 gene encoding binding partner of ACD11 1, whose amino-acid sequence MKSENERAQNAFVTFKEPQGAETVVLLSGATIVDQSVTIVLAPEYTLPPFTTTLSDQQNTATGGQGVGGAESAVQKAEDVVSSMLAKGFILGKDAVNKAKLFDEKVQFTSTAAAKAATIDQKIGLTEKINLGTTLVNEKVKEMDQKFQVSEKTKTAFATAEQTVSVAGSALMKNRYVLTGTAWVAGAFSRVTKAAGEVGQKTMEKVAVEEQAAGTGTTRTTHQEPPPTSTHPATS is encoded by the exons ATGAAAAG TGAGAATGAGCGAGCTCAAAATGCATTCGTCACTTTCAAGGAGCCTCAAGGTGCAGAGACTGTAGTTCTACTCTCG GGAGCAACTATAGTTGACCAATCTGTTACCATTGTTCTTGCACCAGAGTACACTCTCCCTCCTTTTACAACTACACTTTCAGATCAACAAAACACC GCAACAGGGGGGCAAGGTGTGGGAGGTGCTGAATCTGCTGTTCAAAAAGCAGAAGATGTCGTGAGCAGTATGTTGGCAAAAGGTTTCATACTGGGAAAAGATGCAGTAAACAAAGCCAAATTGTTTGATGAGAAAGTCCAGTTTACATCAACAGCTGCAGCAAAAGCAGCTACAATAGACCAGAAGATTGGTCTAACTGAGAAAATCAACCTGGGGACAACATTAGTGAATGAGAAAGTGAAAGAGATGGATCAGAAGTTTCAGGTGTCTGAAAAGACAAAAACGGCCTTTGCGACTGCAGAGCAGACTGTAAGTGTTGCGGGATCTGCCCTTATGAAGAACCGGTATGTGCTGACTGGGACCGCCTGGGTCGCCGGAGCTTTCAGCAGGGTGACGAAAGCCGCCGGAGAAGTGGGACAGAAGACCATGGAGAAGGTGGCGGTGGAAGAACAGGCGGCTGGAACGGGAACCACCAGGACTACTCATCAAGAACCACCGCCTACTTCTACACACCCTGCTACTAGTTGA
- the LOC128132797 gene encoding triosephosphate isomerase, cytosolic-like, translating to MSPTEVVVSPPFVFLTSAKSELRPEIQVAAQNCWVKKGGAFTGEVSAEMLANLGVPWVILRHSERRSLLNETNEFVGDKVAYALSQGLKVIACVGETLEQREAGTTMEVVAAQTKAIAGNYFKTKLASTVCQKSKILFYL from the exons ATGTCTCCTACAG AGGTGGTGGTGAGCCCTCCTTTTGTGTTTCTTACCTCTGCTAAAAGTGAATTGAGGCCTGAAATCCAAGTTGCAGCTCAAAATTGTTGGGTTAAGAAGGGTGGTGCATTCACTGGTGAGGTTAG TGCTGAGATGCTTGCCAATTTGGGTGTCCCTTGGGTCATCCTACGTCACTCTGAAAGGAGATCCCTATTGAATGAAACTAATGAG TTTGTTGGAGACAAGGTTGCATACGCACTATCTCAAGGTTTGAAGGTTATTGCTTGTGTTGGGGAGACTCTTGAGCAACGAGAAGCTGGAACCACCATGGAAGTTGTTGCTGCACAAACCAAAGCAATTGCTGgtaattattttaaaactaaACTTGCTTCTACTGTatgtcaaaaatcaaaaatcttgTTTTATCTTTGA